From a single Kitasatospora azatica KCTC 9699 genomic region:
- the rpsA gene encoding 30S ribosomal protein S1, translated as MTSPTDTSVSTTPQVAVNDIGDAEAFLAAIDETIKYFNDGDIVEGIIVKVDRDEVLLDIGYKTEGVIPSRELSIKHDVDPHEVVKVGDEIEALVLQKEDKEGRLILSKKRAQYERAWGTIEKIKEEDGIVTGTVIEVVKGGLILDIGLRGFLPASLVEMRRVRDLQPYVGKELEAKIIELDKNRNNVVLSRRAWLEQTQSEVRQTFLTTLQKGQVRSGVVSSIVNFGAFVDLGGVDGLVHVSELSWKHIDHPSEVVEVGQEVTVEVLDVDMDRERVSLSLKATQEDPWQQFARTHQIGQVVPGKVTKLVPFGAFVRVDEGIEGLVHISELAERHVEIPEQVVQVGDEIFVKVIDIDLERRRISLSLKQANEALGANPAEVEFDPTLYGMAASYDDAGNYIYPEGFDPEANDWLPGFEKQREEWERQYAEAQARFEQHQAQVIKSREADAEAAAEGGDAVAAAAGGSYSSSSDEGSGALASDEALAALREKLAGGQS; from the coding sequence ATGACGAGCCCCACCGACACCTCTGTCAGCACCACCCCGCAGGTCGCGGTCAACGACATCGGCGACGCGGAAGCGTTCCTCGCGGCGATCGACGAGACCATCAAGTACTTCAACGATGGCGACATCGTTGAGGGCATCATCGTGAAGGTCGACCGTGACGAGGTGCTCCTCGACATCGGTTACAAGACCGAGGGTGTCATCCCCTCCCGCGAGCTCTCGATCAAGCACGACGTCGACCCGCACGAGGTCGTCAAGGTCGGCGACGAGATCGAGGCCCTGGTTCTCCAGAAGGAGGACAAGGAGGGTCGTCTGATCCTGTCCAAGAAGCGCGCGCAGTACGAGCGCGCCTGGGGCACGATCGAGAAGATCAAGGAAGAGGACGGGATCGTCACCGGTACCGTCATCGAGGTCGTCAAGGGTGGTCTCATCCTCGACATCGGCCTCCGCGGCTTCCTCCCGGCCTCGCTGGTCGAGATGCGCCGCGTGCGCGACCTGCAGCCCTACGTGGGCAAGGAGCTCGAGGCCAAGATCATCGAGCTGGACAAGAACCGCAACAACGTGGTCCTGTCCCGCCGTGCCTGGCTGGAGCAGACCCAGAGCGAGGTCCGCCAGACCTTCCTCACCACCCTGCAGAAGGGCCAGGTGCGCTCCGGCGTCGTCTCCTCGATCGTCAACTTCGGTGCCTTCGTGGACCTGGGCGGCGTCGACGGTCTCGTCCACGTCTCCGAGCTGTCCTGGAAGCACATCGACCACCCGTCCGAGGTTGTCGAGGTCGGCCAGGAGGTCACCGTCGAGGTTCTCGACGTTGACATGGACCGCGAGCGCGTCTCCCTGTCGCTGAAGGCGACCCAGGAGGACCCGTGGCAGCAGTTCGCCCGGACCCACCAGATCGGTCAGGTCGTCCCGGGTAAGGTCACCAAGCTGGTTCCGTTCGGTGCGTTCGTCCGCGTGGACGAGGGCATCGAGGGCCTGGTCCACATCTCCGAGCTGGCCGAGCGCCACGTCGAGATCCCGGAGCAGGTCGTCCAGGTCGGCGACGAGATCTTCGTCAAGGTCATCGACATCGACCTCGAGCGTCGCCGCATCAGCCTCTCGCTGAAGCAGGCCAACGAGGCCCTGGGTGCCAACCCGGCCGAGGTCGAGTTCGACCCGACCCTGTACGGCATGGCTGCCTCCTACGACGACGCGGGCAACTACATCTACCCGGAGGGCTTCGACCCCGAGGCGAACGACTGGCTGCCCGGCTTCGAGAAGCAGCGTGAGGAGTGGGAGCGCCAGTACGCCGAGGCGCAGGCCCGCTTCGAGCAGCACCAGGCCCAGGTCATCAAGAGCCGCGAGGCCGACGCCGAGGCCGCTGCCGAGGGTGGCGACGCTGTTGCCGCCGCTGCCGGTGGCTCCTACTCGTCCTCCAGCGACGAGGGCTCCGGCGCTCTCGCCTCGGACGAGGCGCTGGCTGCCCTGCGCGAGAAGCTGGCCGGCGGCCAGAGCTGA
- a CDS encoding MMPL family transporter, with translation MRLLAAPPTTPAAAPGRLAALGRACRRHRRWVLAFWVTVLALGVLIGGRVFEGSVAHTASGGAESAKGTAVVAAADPSAGSITAVVSGEPVDTSAVRDAVTGTAQDVAKLPGVLSVADAYQGGAGASALRSADGNASLVSVRMADGATSKQQDAVGQRLAALHAPGTQVTVGGDLVVQQEVKAQTQSDTTFGEIVTLPLTLVVMVLVFGGLAAASLPVIGAVASVGGALLAMFGFSRIMDLDTSVLPIATVLGLGLSIDYALLMVNRFREERGRGAEIAAAIERTTATAGRTVAFSGLTVAVALSGLFVFTSPVFRAVAAAGVSVVVIAVLAALTLVPALLGFAGHRIKPPKHREPDEGFFACTVRLVQRRAVPVALVCVALLMAAGAPFLSAQMRSTGAAALPSGSAGRQVAEMVQQRFPQTAAAPVTVVVQGSEQAAEQYADQVVAKLPGVAGVRAVQPVSAQLSTVEVLVHGDPQGAQAKRVVGELREHRGGLNTYVTGDAASVVDFQHELSSRGPWALGLVAVGTLVLLFLMTGSVVMPVKALLMNLLSLGCSLGALTLVFQHGWFAGLLGFTPTGGLETFIPVLVFAFAFGLSMDYEVFLLARIKELRDQGYGCREAVQLGLQRSGRIITSAALLMVIVFAGFAAGQMLMVKEMGIALAVAVAVDATLVRCLLVPAAMSFFGEFNWWAPAPLRRLYARFGLREHVALPPLEEETPTVSVPAPRSPVAELATR, from the coding sequence ATGCGCCTCCTTGCCGCTCCTCCCACCACCCCCGCCGCCGCTCCCGGCCGGCTCGCCGCCCTCGGGCGGGCCTGCCGTCGCCACCGGCGCTGGGTGCTGGCGTTCTGGGTGACCGTCCTCGCGCTGGGCGTGCTGATCGGGGGCCGGGTCTTCGAGGGCTCGGTCGCCCACACCGCCTCCGGGGGCGCCGAATCCGCCAAGGGCACCGCCGTGGTCGCCGCCGCCGACCCCTCGGCGGGCAGCATCACCGCCGTGGTCAGCGGCGAGCCGGTGGACACCTCCGCGGTGCGCGACGCCGTCACCGGCACCGCCCAGGACGTCGCCAAGCTGCCCGGCGTGCTCTCGGTGGCCGACGCCTACCAGGGCGGCGCCGGGGCGAGCGCGCTGCGGTCGGCCGACGGCAACGCGAGCCTGGTCTCGGTGCGGATGGCCGACGGGGCCACCAGCAAGCAGCAGGACGCGGTCGGCCAGCGCCTCGCGGCCCTGCACGCGCCCGGCACCCAGGTGACCGTCGGCGGGGACCTGGTGGTCCAGCAGGAGGTCAAGGCGCAGACCCAGTCCGACACCACCTTCGGCGAGATCGTCACGCTGCCGCTCACCCTGGTGGTGATGGTGCTGGTCTTCGGCGGGCTCGCGGCGGCCAGCCTGCCGGTGATCGGCGCGGTCGCCTCGGTCGGTGGCGCGCTGCTGGCCATGTTCGGGTTCAGCCGGATCATGGACCTGGACACCTCGGTCCTGCCGATCGCCACCGTGCTGGGCCTGGGGCTGTCGATCGACTACGCGCTGCTGATGGTCAACCGGTTCCGGGAGGAACGCGGCCGCGGCGCGGAGATCGCCGCCGCCATCGAACGCACCACCGCCACCGCCGGCCGCACCGTGGCCTTCTCCGGGCTGACCGTGGCGGTCGCGCTGAGTGGGCTCTTCGTCTTCACCAGCCCGGTCTTCCGGGCCGTCGCGGCCGCCGGGGTCAGCGTGGTGGTGATCGCGGTGCTCGCCGCGCTCACCCTGGTGCCCGCGCTGCTCGGCTTCGCCGGGCACCGGATCAAGCCGCCCAAGCACCGCGAGCCCGACGAGGGCTTCTTCGCCTGCACCGTGCGCCTGGTGCAGCGCCGGGCGGTGCCGGTCGCGCTGGTCTGCGTGGCGCTGCTGATGGCCGCCGGCGCCCCCTTCCTGAGCGCCCAGATGCGCAGCACCGGAGCGGCCGCGCTGCCCAGCGGCTCGGCGGGCCGGCAGGTCGCCGAGATGGTGCAGCAGCGCTTCCCGCAGACCGCTGCGGCGCCGGTGACCGTGGTGGTGCAGGGCAGTGAGCAGGCCGCCGAGCAGTACGCCGACCAGGTGGTGGCCAAGCTGCCCGGGGTGGCCGGGGTACGGGCGGTGCAGCCGGTGAGTGCGCAGCTGAGCACCGTCGAGGTGCTGGTGCACGGTGATCCGCAGGGCGCGCAGGCCAAACGGGTGGTGGGCGAGCTGCGGGAGCACCGGGGCGGGCTGAACACCTATGTGACCGGGGACGCGGCGAGCGTGGTCGACTTCCAGCACGAGCTGAGCAGTCGTGGGCCGTGGGCGCTGGGGCTGGTCGCGGTCGGGACGCTGGTGCTGCTCTTCCTGATGACCGGCTCGGTGGTGATGCCCGTCAAGGCGCTGCTGATGAACCTGCTCTCGCTGGGGTGTTCGCTCGGCGCGCTGACCCTGGTCTTCCAGCACGGCTGGTTCGCCGGGCTGCTCGGCTTCACCCCGACCGGGGGGTTGGAGACCTTCATCCCGGTGCTGGTCTTCGCCTTCGCCTTCGGTCTCTCGATGGACTACGAGGTCTTCCTGCTGGCCCGGATCAAGGAGCTGCGGGACCAGGGGTACGGCTGTCGCGAGGCGGTCCAACTCGGCCTGCAACGCAGCGGGAGGATCATCACCTCGGCGGCGCTGCTGATGGTGATCGTCTTCGCCGGGTTCGCGGCCGGGCAGATGCTGATGGTCAAGGAGATGGGCATCGCGCTGGCGGTGGCCGTCGCGGTGGACGCGACGCTGGTGCGCTGTCTGCTGGTCCCGGCCGCGATGTCCTTCTTCGGCGAGTTCAACTGGTGGGCGCCGGCGCCGCTGCGCCGGCTGTACGCCAGGTTCGGGCTGCGCGAGCACGTGGCGCTGCCGCCGCTGGAGGAGGAGACCCCGACGGTGAGCGTGCCGGCGCCGCGCAGCCCGGTGGCGGAGCTCGCTACTCGTTGA
- a CDS encoding MarR family winged helix-turn-helix transcriptional regulator — protein sequence MTTEIDPLLLAAELRAALGELVRHVRAADSVLPQPQLGALGWLVREGPHTTAELAERQRVRHQSMARTVHQLLQAGLIGQQPHPTDGRKLVLHATEAGVATLHDQRTRRENRLATTISRDLSPEEQLTLHQAVQLLRRLA from the coding sequence ATGACCACCGAGATCGACCCACTGCTGCTGGCCGCCGAACTGCGCGCCGCCCTGGGCGAGCTGGTCCGCCACGTCCGCGCGGCCGACTCGGTGCTGCCGCAGCCGCAGCTGGGAGCACTGGGCTGGCTGGTCCGCGAGGGCCCGCACACCACCGCCGAGCTGGCCGAGCGCCAGCGGGTGCGGCACCAGTCGATGGCCCGCACGGTGCACCAGCTGCTCCAGGCCGGCCTGATCGGCCAGCAGCCGCACCCCACCGACGGCCGCAAGCTCGTGCTGCACGCCACCGAGGCGGGCGTGGCCACCCTGCACGACCAGCGCACCCGTCGGGAGAACCGGCTCGCCACCACGATCAGCCGCGACCTCTCCCCTGAGGAGCAGCTCACCCTGCACCAGGCCGTGCAGCTGCTGCGCCGACTCGCCTGA
- a CDS encoding MBL fold metallo-hydrolase, with product MRLTKFGHACVRIEQNGTTVVIDPGMFTEPEATRGADALLITHEHADHFAEDRIRAALEANPGLKIWTNRAVADQLTGLGGAVTVVGAGDAFEVGGIDVSVHGEWHAEIHRDVPLVRNIGFLLGGTLFHPGDALTVPEQPVQTLLVPLSSPWNKIGELVDYIREVKPGQAVGIHDVLLSEIGLGLGGWLSQDQPGTGAPYAHLASGESLELAAE from the coding sequence ATGCGACTGACCAAGTTCGGACATGCCTGCGTACGGATCGAACAGAACGGGACGACCGTGGTCATCGACCCCGGGATGTTCACCGAACCCGAGGCGACCCGGGGCGCCGACGCCCTGCTCATCACCCACGAGCACGCCGACCACTTCGCCGAGGACCGGATCCGCGCGGCCCTGGAGGCCAACCCCGGCCTGAAGATCTGGACCAACCGCGCGGTGGCCGACCAGCTGACCGGCCTCGGCGGCGCGGTCACCGTGGTGGGCGCCGGGGACGCCTTCGAGGTCGGCGGGATCGACGTCTCGGTGCACGGCGAATGGCACGCCGAGATCCACCGCGACGTGCCGCTGGTGCGCAACATCGGCTTCCTGCTGGGCGGGACGCTCTTCCACCCCGGCGACGCGCTCACCGTGCCCGAGCAGCCGGTGCAGACCCTGCTGGTGCCGCTCTCCTCGCCCTGGAACAAGATCGGCGAGCTGGTCGACTACATCCGCGAGGTCAAGCCCGGGCAGGCAGTGGGCATCCACGACGTGCTGCTCAGCGAGATCGGCCTCGGGCTCGGCGGCTGGTTGAGCCAGGACCAGCCGGGCACCGGGGCGCCGTACGCGCACCTGGCCTCGGGTGAGTCGCTGGAACTGGCGGCCGAGTAG
- the coaE gene encoding dephospho-CoA kinase translates to MRKIGLTGGIGAGKSAVSQLLASYGAVLVDSDLLAREVVAPGTPGLAAVVEEFGPGVLGPDGALDRPALGAIVFADPARLQALNAIVHPLVRARSAELEAAAAPDAVVVHDVPLLAENGLAPLYDRVIVVDASEQVRLDRLVRLRGMAEQEARARMAAQATREQRLAVADFVVANNGSLAELEQQVKAVWEQLTA, encoded by the coding sequence ATGCGGAAGATCGGACTGACGGGCGGAATCGGAGCCGGCAAGAGCGCGGTCTCCCAGCTGCTGGCCTCCTACGGGGCGGTGCTGGTCGACTCCGACCTGCTCGCCCGCGAGGTGGTGGCCCCGGGCACTCCCGGACTCGCGGCCGTGGTCGAGGAGTTCGGCCCGGGGGTGCTCGGCCCGGACGGTGCACTGGACCGCCCGGCCCTCGGCGCGATCGTCTTCGCCGACCCGGCGCGACTCCAGGCGCTGAACGCGATCGTGCACCCGCTGGTCCGGGCCCGCTCCGCCGAACTCGAGGCGGCCGCCGCACCCGACGCCGTGGTGGTGCACGACGTGCCGCTGCTCGCCGAGAACGGCCTCGCCCCGCTCTACGACCGGGTGATCGTGGTCGACGCGAGCGAGCAGGTCCGGCTCGACCGCCTGGTGCGGCTGCGCGGCATGGCCGAGCAGGAGGCGCGGGCCCGGATGGCCGCCCAGGCCACCCGCGAGCAGCGGCTCGCCGTCGCGGACTTCGTGGTGGCGAACAACGGCTCCCTGGCCGAGCTCGAACAGCAGGTCAAGGCTGTCTGGGAGCAGCTGACCGCCTAG